A single region of the Salipaludibacillus sp. LMS25 genome encodes:
- a CDS encoding TetR/AcrR family transcriptional regulator, with the protein MSPRKPASQELTKEMIVKEARNQFIKKGYRHVSMREIAKQLKCSHGAIYYHYTNKAELFYAIIEADFSSLNEEIEKILLVKKKNRAKLKDLFLAFMAFGLNNQHQYELMFMMRDQEVDSLSAESANKCYAHFAQAVQTLVDKPLAIKDIWSAFMSLHGFVAHHRGYVSHFRDVEQAAEAHVSFIIKGLT; encoded by the coding sequence ATGTCACCGCGTAAGCCTGCCTCACAAGAATTAACGAAAGAGATGATTGTAAAAGAAGCGAGAAATCAATTTATAAAAAAAGGTTATCGTCACGTGTCAATGAGAGAGATTGCAAAGCAGCTTAAATGTAGTCATGGGGCCATTTACTATCATTACACTAATAAAGCGGAACTATTCTACGCCATTATTGAAGCAGACTTCTCAAGCTTGAATGAAGAAATAGAAAAAATTCTCCTTGTAAAGAAGAAGAATAGGGCAAAACTTAAAGATCTTTTCCTTGCATTTATGGCGTTTGGCTTAAATAATCAGCACCAGTATGAATTAATGTTTATGATGCGGGATCAGGAAGTAGACAGTTTATCCGCAGAGTCGGCCAATAAGTGCTATGCTCACTTTGCTCAAGCAGTACAGACACTTGTAGATAAACCGCTCGCTATAAAAGATATTTGGTCGGCATTTATGTCGTTACATGGATTTGTCGCTCATCATCGTGGCTATGTTTCTCATTTTAGAGATGTAGAACAAGCAGCCGAAGCGCACGTGTCATTTATTATAAAAGGGCTCACTTAA
- a CDS encoding NAD(P)H-binding protein → MKKVLVAGASGGIGTALVKELRSRSIVVHAFARNKAKLNQLYGETPHINIFTGDALHVEEMARAANGVDTIFHAVSFPYPDWPKTHMRCLENLIQLAEEQQAKVVLIDNIYAYGNPKTSHVTENTIKQPHTKKGKLRYEMEMTLKKSGVPYTIVHLPDLYGPNATNTILYETLKNVSKNKQAIFVGPMNTAREYVFTEDAAKATIELALNSEAVNQCWNIPASHPVTGDELLTIVKDLGYTKSFRPISKNAIRLLGIFSPFMRELTEMMYLTETPVILNGKKYEQLMGGIETTPYAIGLEKTIAWIKGENAN, encoded by the coding sequence ATGAAAAAAGTTTTAGTGGCAGGCGCTTCAGGTGGGATAGGCACTGCTTTAGTAAAGGAATTACGATCAAGGTCCATCGTCGTTCATGCCTTTGCAAGAAATAAAGCTAAATTAAATCAACTGTATGGAGAAACGCCTCATATAAACATATTTACAGGGGATGCTTTACATGTGGAAGAGATGGCTCGAGCAGCAAACGGAGTGGATACTATTTTTCATGCTGTGAGCTTCCCTTATCCGGATTGGCCTAAAACGCATATGCGTTGTTTAGAAAATTTAATACAGCTAGCAGAAGAGCAGCAGGCTAAAGTCGTTTTGATCGATAACATTTATGCGTATGGAAACCCTAAAACCTCTCATGTGACAGAAAATACGATTAAACAACCTCATACGAAAAAAGGGAAACTCCGTTATGAGATGGAGATGACCCTAAAAAAAAGCGGTGTTCCCTATACTATCGTGCATTTACCTGATTTATATGGGCCTAACGCTACAAACACCATCTTGTATGAAACATTAAAAAATGTCAGTAAAAATAAGCAAGCGATATTTGTGGGACCGATGAACACCGCTAGGGAGTATGTGTTTACAGAGGATGCTGCAAAAGCTACGATAGAACTTGCTTTAAACAGTGAAGCCGTTAATCAATGCTGGAATATTCCTGCCAGTCACCCTGTGACAGGTGATGAATTATTAACGATTGTCAAAGACTTAGGCTATACCAAATCGTTTAGGCCAATTTCAAAGAACGCTATACGACTGTTAGGTATTTTTTCACCATTTATGAGAGAATTAACAGAAATGATGTACCTCACTGAAACGCCTGTTATTTTAAACGGAAAAAAATATGAGCAGCTTATGGGCGGTATCGAGACAACACCTTATGCGATTGGATTGGAAAAGACGATAGCGTGGATAAAAGGAGAGAATGCTAACTAA
- a CDS encoding helix-turn-helix domain-containing protein, which produces MAKYSHKCKLKVVKEYMNGSLSCSLLAKKYNIPDKSQIRRWVRTYKEFGADGLDRKCSKTVYSPTINNIPPSLIFTNEGEA; this is translated from the coding sequence TTGGCGAAATATAGTCATAAATGTAAGTTAAAAGTCGTAAAGGAATACATGAACGGTTCTTTAAGTTGTAGTTTATTGGCAAAAAAATATAATATTCCTGATAAATCTCAAATCAGACGTTGGGTTCGTACTTACAAGGAATTTGGAGCCGATGGACTAGATAGGAAGTGTTCTAAGACAGTTTATTCACCAACGATTAACAATATACCGCCATCCCTTATTTTTACGAATGAAGGAGAGGCATGA
- a CDS encoding AraC family transcriptional regulator yields the protein MEIYKSDRGNICLFMDRQDDLPTLNSIGWEKRLGKEHYYWDCSNRPDKQCLFQYTVKGEGALTIGEQWYSIAPGQAFLIEIPGPFTYHFPETSHVWEYKYLSFSLNAYPLWSPITEGAGRIIDLSDKQDLMDSWDALHEQALLDGVRDIYDNSSLAYRFLMDLRRAVGQNSPDIPTPKSVKKCINFIEKEFSKPICLDDMASVVGISKFQLTRLFSASLGKTPINYLIQKRIKHAARLLIETDSPIYEISDQCGFSNPNYFTKVFQKKVTMTPSEFRKSVGNQKISEIFIK from the coding sequence GTGGAGATTTATAAGTCTGACCGAGGAAACATTTGTCTGTTTATGGATCGTCAAGATGACTTGCCTACACTTAATTCCATTGGATGGGAAAAACGACTCGGCAAAGAACATTATTATTGGGATTGTTCGAACAGGCCGGATAAACAATGCCTTTTTCAATATACTGTAAAAGGTGAAGGGGCACTCACTATTGGTGAGCAATGGTATTCCATTGCGCCGGGGCAGGCATTTCTCATTGAGATTCCGGGTCCATTCACTTATCATTTCCCTGAAACTAGCCATGTCTGGGAATACAAATACCTTTCATTCTCGTTAAATGCCTATCCTCTTTGGTCCCCTATTACAGAAGGGGCAGGCCGAATCATTGATTTGTCGGATAAACAAGATTTAATGGACTCTTGGGATGCTTTGCATGAACAAGCACTTTTAGATGGTGTTCGTGATATTTATGATAATTCATCTCTCGCCTATCGCTTCCTCATGGACCTGCGTCGGGCAGTTGGTCAAAATTCACCAGACATCCCAACACCTAAATCTGTGAAAAAATGCATTAACTTTATTGAAAAAGAATTCAGTAAACCTATTTGTCTCGATGATATGGCAAGTGTCGTAGGTATTTCCAAGTTCCAATTGACCCGTCTTTTCAGTGCCAGTCTCGGCAAAACACCGATTAATTATTTAATTCAAAAACGGATTAAACATGCTGCTAGACTTTTAATTGAAACGGACTCTCCAATCTATGAGATTTCGGATCAATGCGGCTTTTCCAATCCGAATTACTTCACAAAGGTTTTTCAAAAAAAAGTCACTATGACGCCTTCCGAATTTCGAAAGAGCGTCGGTAATCAGAAGATTAGTGAGATATTCATTAAATAA
- a CDS encoding ABC transporter substrate-binding protein, with translation MKKQLMAGCLATLGLLTACGGNESSGDDSVELEFFQFKGEAINEFDALIDKFEEENPTIRIKQNNVPDSDTVLLSRMTQNDIPDIMTINGGVMYGEVATSGVLRDVTEDENTDRIIDEYEDMLKRLSGTDELYAFPHTVNANGVIYNKGKFNELGLEVPETWDEFIALADEIEAQGETPFYSGYGESWTILPPLNSLASNIHGMGFFDRLEEGESSFTDEYKEVAEKLETLLTYTDNDVFGHDYNIANNAFANGESVMYMQGVWAIAEILDANPDMEIGVFPMPATNNAGENDIVSGVDVAIAIAEDTDYPDEAKRFVDFLLEPENVELYLETQRMFSAVEGAEQYDEDLKDLQPYFDEERITSFADHYYPQGFEVDVMFQDFLLDGTIEDLLTELDSEYERLSSH, from the coding sequence ATGAAAAAACAATTAATGGCAGGTTGTCTAGCAACACTGGGGTTACTTACAGCATGTGGAGGAAATGAGAGCAGTGGTGATGATAGTGTTGAACTGGAGTTTTTTCAATTTAAGGGTGAAGCCATCAATGAGTTCGATGCACTAATTGATAAGTTCGAGGAGGAAAATCCAACTATAAGAATAAAACAGAACAATGTCCCCGATTCCGACACTGTTTTACTTTCCCGTATGACCCAAAATGATATTCCCGATATTATGACGATTAACGGCGGCGTGATGTATGGAGAGGTTGCCACCTCAGGTGTGTTACGTGACGTGACAGAGGATGAGAACACTGACCGCATTATTGATGAGTATGAAGACATGCTGAAGCGTCTTAGTGGCACGGATGAACTTTATGCCTTCCCTCATACCGTAAATGCTAACGGCGTTATTTATAATAAAGGAAAATTTAATGAGCTAGGGCTGGAGGTTCCTGAAACATGGGATGAATTTATTGCATTAGCAGACGAGATTGAGGCCCAAGGTGAAACACCTTTTTACTCAGGTTATGGGGAATCTTGGACGATTTTGCCACCGTTGAATTCTCTTGCTTCAAACATTCATGGTATGGGATTTTTCGATCGCCTTGAAGAGGGGGAATCGTCATTTACGGATGAATACAAAGAAGTGGCTGAAAAGCTTGAAACTTTGTTGACGTATACAGATAATGATGTATTTGGACACGATTATAACATTGCCAATAATGCCTTTGCTAATGGAGAATCGGTTATGTATATGCAAGGTGTGTGGGCGATTGCAGAAATTCTTGATGCAAATCCTGACATGGAGATTGGTGTCTTCCCAATGCCAGCAACGAATAACGCAGGAGAGAACGATATTGTGTCCGGTGTAGATGTGGCTATTGCTATTGCAGAAGATACAGACTATCCAGATGAAGCCAAACGTTTTGTTGACTTTTTACTAGAACCGGAAAATGTAGAACTGTACCTTGAGACACAGCGTATGTTCTCTGCTGTAGAAGGGGCTGAACAGTATGATGAAGATCTGAAAGACTTACAACCTTACTTTGATGAGGAACGGATTACGTCTTTCGCTGACCATTACTATCCCCAAGGGTTTGAAGTGGATGTCATGTTCCAAGACTTTCTATTAGATGGGACTATAGAAGATCTTCTCACTGAACTGGATTCGGAGTATGAGCGGCTTTCGTCCCATTAA
- a CDS encoding carbohydrate ABC transporter permease codes for MFKKKPSLYFYMVLPALVIFFAFHTFPVIQGIFYSFTNYRGYGEWDFVGFRNYINVFNDGRIHNAYFFTFKFAIVSTILVNIISLIIALGLNAKIKCHKTLRAVYFMPNILSILIIGFIFNFIFAIYIPSIAENLGITALTTSILGSRDYAWIAIVIVAVWQAAAFNTILYLAGLTTISPDLYEASNLDGANKWQEFWKITFPLIAPFFTINMVLAMKNFLMVFDHVVALTGGGPGRSTQSISLLIYEDGFAGGQFALQSANAVIYFSVIVTVSIFQIRILQKREVQM; via the coding sequence ATGTTTAAGAAAAAACCATCGCTCTATTTTTATATGGTTTTGCCAGCACTAGTTATCTTTTTTGCATTTCATACTTTCCCAGTAATACAAGGTATTTTTTATAGTTTTACAAATTATCGTGGGTACGGAGAGTGGGATTTTGTTGGGTTTCGAAATTATATTAATGTCTTTAACGATGGCAGAATTCATAACGCGTATTTTTTTACCTTTAAGTTCGCAATAGTCTCAACCATTCTTGTGAACATCATCAGCCTTATCATTGCACTTGGGCTAAATGCAAAGATTAAATGTCATAAAACCTTACGGGCTGTTTATTTTATGCCCAACATACTGAGTATTCTCATCATTGGTTTTATTTTCAACTTTATTTTTGCTATATATATTCCTAGTATAGCAGAGAACCTTGGGATTACTGCCTTGACAACGTCTATATTAGGCAGCAGAGATTATGCCTGGATTGCCATAGTCATTGTGGCTGTCTGGCAAGCAGCGGCGTTTAACACGATCCTTTATTTGGCAGGGCTCACAACGATATCACCAGATTTATATGAGGCGTCAAACTTGGATGGTGCGAACAAATGGCAAGAATTTTGGAAAATTACGTTTCCGTTAATTGCCCCGTTTTTTACAATCAATATGGTATTAGCTATGAAAAACTTCTTAATGGTATTCGACCATGTTGTGGCATTAACAGGTGGGGGGCCTGGGCGTTCGACTCAGTCTATTTCATTGTTGATTTATGAAGATGGGTTTGCCGGTGGCCAGTTTGCCTTGCAATCAGCAAATGCCGTTATCTATTTTAGTGTGATTGTGACAGTGTCCATCTTCCAGATTCGCATATTACAAAAGAGGGAGGTTCAGATGTAA
- a CDS encoding carbohydrate ABC transporter permease, producing MKRYNWPVTILLILGSVVILFPLYITIVNALKTPAETAASILALPETFSLANFRQAIEMTNFFNALSNSVYVTAFTVVFTVLSNSLVAYAIARNMHKRTYRFLFYYFVSAMFVPFPIIMLPLVNQMSSIGLMNLNGLVILYIVYGLAFNVFLYTGYIKTIPKELEEAAIVDGCSRWGVFWRIIFPILSPINATVAILTALWAWNDFLLPLVILGDRADHTLPLVQYVFQGQFGTNYNLAFASYLMALLPMIVLYLFLQSRIISGVTQGAVK from the coding sequence ATGAAGCGCTACAACTGGCCAGTGACCATCTTATTAATCTTAGGGAGTGTGGTCATTTTATTCCCGCTTTATATTACAATTGTGAACGCATTAAAAACCCCTGCTGAGACAGCCGCTTCTATACTGGCTCTTCCTGAGACCTTTTCTCTCGCTAATTTTCGGCAAGCGATTGAGATGACGAACTTCTTTAATGCCCTTAGTAATAGTGTGTATGTCACAGCCTTTACTGTTGTGTTTACAGTGCTGTCAAATTCACTCGTTGCTTATGCGATAGCAAGGAACATGCATAAAAGAACGTACAGATTCCTGTTTTACTACTTTGTCAGTGCTATGTTCGTTCCATTTCCAATCATTATGCTGCCCCTTGTGAATCAGATGAGTTCCATCGGATTAATGAATTTGAACGGCCTCGTTATTTTGTATATTGTATACGGACTTGCCTTTAATGTATTCCTTTATACGGGCTATATCAAAACCATTCCGAAAGAGCTAGAGGAAGCTGCCATTGTGGACGGTTGTTCTCGCTGGGGCGTCTTCTGGAGAATTATTTTCCCAATTCTATCTCCAATTAATGCGACTGTGGCCATTTTAACTGCACTTTGGGCATGGAATGATTTCTTGTTGCCACTTGTCATTCTTGGAGACCGAGCTGACCATACTTTGCCACTCGTTCAGTACGTGTTCCAAGGTCAGTTTGGGACCAATTATAATCTCGCCTTTGCATCTTATTTAATGGCGCTTCTTCCGATGATTGTCCTCTACTTATTCCTACAAAGTCGGATTATTAGTGGTGTTACGCAAGGTGCGGTCAAGTAA
- a CDS encoding sensor histidine kinase, whose translation MTADRHTFELFPKDQGILPYVFLLYVLLPIANLMSEPSHIQLIGYSLLVIFIITYRQLYFTLDTPSYSFWIALQLAIILTLVIINSLFNVFLCFFTAHFISLYKEKKTFFRAWTGLLLVIMMSAAIRWSAISLNDLIFLLPFTLIMLSTPIGFREMTKKAALEKQLDQANDRIKELVKLEERTRISRDLHDTLGHTLSFITLKSQVIAKTAVSDPYLAQQEARDIETTSRTALKQMRELVSDMQTTSLTAEIAHAELILQAAQIDFKYSNVTLPESSPKLAENILGLCLREAVTNIVKHSHASRCEVSLSEHPSRLELSVWDNGKGISKDHGSGTGLKGMTERLALLDGKMTISSSEGTTLTCVIPLSIKDMRTGASL comes from the coding sequence ATGACGGCTGACCGCCACACGTTTGAGCTTTTTCCGAAAGACCAAGGAATCCTTCCTTACGTGTTTTTATTATATGTGTTATTACCGATAGCTAATTTAATGAGTGAACCTAGTCATATTCAACTGATTGGCTATAGTCTCCTTGTCATTTTCATTATCACTTACAGACAGTTATATTTCACACTAGATACACCGAGTTATTCATTTTGGATCGCCCTTCAATTAGCGATCATTTTGACACTCGTTATCATTAATTCTCTTTTCAATGTATTTCTTTGTTTTTTTACAGCCCATTTTATTAGCTTGTACAAAGAGAAGAAGACATTTTTTAGAGCATGGACAGGTTTATTACTTGTGATTATGATGAGTGCGGCGATAAGATGGTCCGCTATTTCTTTAAACGATTTAATATTTCTCCTTCCTTTTACACTCATTATGTTGTCAACGCCTATTGGGTTTAGAGAAATGACTAAAAAAGCAGCGCTTGAAAAACAACTTGACCAAGCAAATGACCGTATTAAAGAACTGGTAAAGCTAGAAGAGAGAACACGAATATCCCGAGACCTTCACGATACGCTTGGTCACACGCTATCTTTTATTACATTAAAAAGCCAAGTAATCGCTAAAACAGCTGTTAGCGATCCGTATTTAGCGCAACAGGAAGCGCGAGACATTGAAACGACGTCAAGGACAGCTTTAAAGCAAATGAGAGAGCTTGTGTCAGACATGCAAACGACGAGTCTCACAGCTGAAATCGCCCATGCTGAGCTCATTCTTCAAGCAGCGCAAATAGACTTTAAGTATTCGAATGTCACTCTCCCAGAATCTTCTCCTAAACTAGCAGAGAATATTCTTGGTCTTTGCCTTCGAGAAGCGGTCACTAATATCGTTAAGCACAGTCACGCCTCACGTTGTGAGGTTTCATTAAGTGAGCACCCTTCTCGCCTCGAACTATCTGTTTGGGATAATGGTAAAGGAATTAGTAAAGATCACGGTTCTGGCACGGGATTAAAGGGTATGACAGAGCGGCTAGCTCTTCTTGACGGAAAGATGACGATCAGTTCATCTGAAGGCACGACGTTAACATGTGTCATCCCCCTATCCATTAAAGACATGCGAACAGGAGCGTCATTATGA
- a CDS encoding ABC transporter permease gives MKLIWSQCRAEIVRLLRNPYYVFSSLLMPIMFYIIFTKLVNTGVPDQEAWQAHYLMSMTTFSVMGSAILTLGIRNVQERSQGWATFMKVTPLPDHLYFFAKMVGQSVIHILSVIVIFTVGALVNNVSLPLMTWLTAGSWIVIASFAFMALGTLLGTMKKVDTAVGVGNVIFLGMAITGGMWMPLESFPSLMQSIGKWLPSHSFTDSAWAIVSGERPELRHIILLLGYTVVFILLSSYIRRKQEAGT, from the coding sequence ATGAAACTCATATGGAGTCAGTGTCGAGCAGAAATAGTCAGGCTTTTAAGAAATCCTTATTATGTCTTCTCATCCTTACTAATGCCTATTATGTTCTACATCATTTTCACAAAGCTTGTCAACACTGGGGTTCCTGATCAAGAGGCGTGGCAAGCTCATTATTTAATGTCAATGACGACGTTTAGTGTAATGGGCTCAGCCATTTTAACACTCGGGATTCGAAATGTTCAAGAGCGGAGCCAAGGGTGGGCCACTTTCATGAAGGTAACCCCCCTTCCCGATCATCTTTACTTCTTTGCTAAAATGGTGGGACAGTCCGTCATCCACATTTTATCGGTCATCGTCATTTTCACTGTTGGAGCCCTCGTCAATAATGTCTCACTTCCTCTTATGACGTGGCTCACTGCAGGTAGTTGGATCGTCATCGCCTCCTTCGCCTTTATGGCATTAGGAACGTTGTTAGGAACAATGAAAAAGGTAGATACAGCTGTAGGTGTTGGTAATGTGATATTTCTTGGAATGGCTATCACTGGAGGAATGTGGATGCCGTTAGAGTCCTTCCCTTCCCTTATGCAATCTATCGGTAAATGGCTCCCTTCCCACAGCTTTACTGACAGTGCTTGGGCCATTGTATCAGGCGAGCGACCTGAATTAAGACACATTATCTTATTGCTCGGCTATACGGTTGTGTTTATTCTACTATCAAGCTATATTAGAAGAAAACAGGAAGCGGGGACATAA
- a CDS encoding ABC transporter ATP-binding protein codes for MKLIDVRNVSKVFQHKTVVNDISLHIKPGEIVALLGPNGAGKTSTISMILGLLTPTEGTISIFGQKPGDLAARQKIGVMLQELSVLDGLKVGEVIDLFRNYYPHPLPKEELLSLSGLKDEVKKRTEKLSGGQKRRLSFALAIVGDPDVLFFDEPTVGMDTQSRRQLWNTVKSFVNKGKSLIFSTHYLQEADDMADRIILLKEGTVVAEGTPDDIKAMLTTQTVSFVLEDTSHITELREHPHIIGMYENRGRTFVETTNTDAVLSFLFTQGLKVKNVQTDQGKLDDAFEALTVSTKEEV; via the coding sequence ATGAAACTCATCGATGTACGAAACGTGTCAAAAGTATTTCAACATAAAACAGTTGTTAACGATATATCCCTTCACATTAAGCCTGGAGAAATCGTTGCACTTTTAGGACCTAACGGAGCGGGAAAAACGTCGACCATTTCTATGATTCTCGGTCTCCTCACCCCAACTGAAGGGACCATATCCATTTTTGGACAGAAACCGGGAGACCTTGCTGCACGTCAAAAAATCGGGGTGATGCTTCAGGAATTAAGCGTTCTAGATGGGCTCAAAGTAGGTGAGGTCATTGATTTATTTCGTAACTATTACCCTCACCCTTTACCTAAAGAAGAATTGCTCTCGCTATCTGGTCTGAAGGACGAGGTAAAAAAACGAACGGAAAAGTTGTCAGGTGGGCAAAAACGGCGATTAAGTTTCGCCCTTGCCATAGTAGGTGACCCTGATGTGCTATTTTTTGATGAACCAACAGTTGGGATGGATACACAATCGCGCCGCCAATTATGGAACACGGTAAAATCCTTTGTAAACAAAGGGAAGTCACTTATATTTAGCACACATTACTTACAGGAAGCTGATGATATGGCAGATCGCATCATTTTATTAAAGGAGGGCACTGTCGTTGCTGAAGGGACACCAGATGATATTAAAGCAATGCTCACGACACAGACAGTCTCTTTCGTGTTAGAAGACACGTCACACATCACCGAGCTTAGAGAGCATCCCCATATCATTGGTATGTACGAAAACCGCGGCAGAACTTTTGTCGAAACGACTAATACGGATGCTGTCTTATCGTTTCTTTTCACACAAGGATTAAAGGTAAAAAACGTGCAAACGGATCAAGGTAAACTAGATGATGCCTTTGAAGCATTAACTGTTTCAACGAAGGAGGAAGTATAA
- a CDS encoding TIGR00730 family Rossman fold protein, which yields MKRVAVFCGSSKGENPIYLKMAAALGRRLAEEKITLVYGGARVGCMGAVADACLEADGNVIGVIPEKLKHVEIAHDGLTDLYVVKTMHERKAKMADLSDAFVALPGGAGTLEEWFEAFTWSQLGYHEKPCCLLNTHDFFNPLVTMLDHTIEEGFMNSAYRETILVENDVDSLINTLQNYVYEPVVKWS from the coding sequence ATAAAACGAGTAGCTGTTTTTTGTGGTTCTAGTAAAGGGGAAAATCCTATTTATTTAAAAATGGCCGCTGCATTAGGAAGACGATTAGCTGAGGAAAAGATCACCCTCGTCTATGGTGGCGCACGTGTTGGCTGTATGGGAGCGGTGGCGGATGCTTGCTTAGAAGCAGACGGTAACGTTATAGGCGTCATTCCAGAAAAGTTAAAACATGTGGAAATTGCACACGATGGCTTAACAGATCTTTATGTGGTGAAAACGATGCATGAACGTAAAGCAAAAATGGCAGATTTAAGTGATGCATTTGTGGCTTTACCTGGTGGAGCTGGCACATTGGAAGAATGGTTTGAAGCATTTACATGGTCTCAGCTCGGTTATCACGAAAAACCATGTTGTTTGCTCAATACCCATGACTTCTTCAACCCATTGGTCACCATGTTAGACCATACGATAGAAGAAGGGTTTATGAACTCGGCATACAGGGAGACGATTTTAGTGGAAAATGATGTTGACTCGCTCATAAATACGCTGCAAAATTATGTGTATGAGCCTGTTGTGAAATGGTCGTAA
- a CDS encoding amino acid ABC transporter ATP-binding/permease protein, producing the protein MQLDVLKWLLTFVKKRRGKMLLAISSGVISLVAVGAIPILGTFALIQLIEGHDAMLTFFFTAMILAALIRGFARYLEQYLNHDIAFWLLAEVRDQLYTVLRRLAPAKLKTKQSGKLISSITTDVETLEVFFAHTVSPVAIASIMVVINTLFISYFHWLSGVIVLISYLIIGILIPYYFYQQSKKHGDHYKTAFDALSQQMIEAIEGVSDIKQHHLFDHHEHLIKEQGQALNHQSSLILRKGFKMTSLVGSVILLTTLSVLALTITLALPLANILMVTIATMSSYGAVSAVSGLGNGLVSTLASAKRLYELTLEKPETEDVLDGVDVDYQTLALEHVSFAYSNEGSVLDNFSLQLPHTGIIGIKGPSGVGKSTVLNLMMYHLNTAAGVIKINQKAIERINTSSLRKMEGYMEQATFIFTDTLAHNIAISQPDASLAQIEAAARKASLHDWIISLPDGYDTKVGQHGRSLSDGERQRIGLARLFLHDAPLMLLDEPTSNLDYLNEKIILNALEAEKDKKMLVIVSHRDTTLAIADQVITLS; encoded by the coding sequence ATGCAATTAGACGTCCTGAAATGGTTATTAACATTTGTTAAAAAAAGACGTGGTAAAATGCTTTTAGCGATTAGTTCTGGCGTGATCAGTTTGGTAGCGGTGGGCGCTATTCCCATTTTAGGTACATTCGCCTTAATTCAACTCATTGAAGGTCATGATGCCATGCTAACCTTTTTCTTTACTGCCATGATTCTAGCAGCTTTAATTAGGGGATTTGCGCGTTACCTTGAACAATATTTAAATCATGATATCGCCTTTTGGCTATTAGCTGAAGTGCGTGATCAACTCTATACGGTCTTACGTCGCCTTGCTCCTGCTAAATTAAAAACAAAGCAGAGTGGAAAGCTTATTTCTTCAATTACTACAGATGTGGAAACACTTGAAGTTTTCTTCGCCCACACAGTGTCGCCTGTTGCCATAGCTAGTATCATGGTCGTGATCAACACCCTCTTTATCAGTTACTTTCATTGGTTATCAGGTGTGATTGTCTTAATCAGCTACCTTATTATCGGCATTCTAATCCCTTATTATTTTTACCAACAGAGTAAAAAACATGGTGATCACTATAAAACAGCTTTTGATGCCCTTAGTCAACAAATGATTGAAGCAATTGAAGGCGTGTCCGATATTAAGCAACATCACTTATTCGATCATCATGAGCATCTTATTAAAGAGCAAGGACAAGCGTTAAATCATCAATCTTCGTTGATATTGAGAAAAGGCTTTAAGATGACAAGTTTAGTTGGTAGTGTCATTCTTCTCACCACATTAAGTGTGTTAGCGTTAACGATCACATTGGCACTACCCTTAGCGAATATCCTCATGGTCACCATCGCCACGATGAGTTCCTATGGTGCGGTATCAGCAGTTAGTGGCCTGGGGAACGGGCTAGTCAGTACATTAGCAAGTGCAAAACGACTATACGAGTTAACGCTAGAAAAACCTGAAACAGAGGATGTATTAGATGGTGTTGATGTTGACTATCAGACGTTAGCGTTGGAGCACGTTTCATTCGCCTATTCTAACGAAGGATCGGTACTCGATAACTTCTCATTACAGCTTCCACACACGGGTATCATTGGTATAAAGGGGCCGAGCGGTGTAGGAAAAAGTACCGTTTTAAATTTAATGATGTACCATCTTAACACTGCAGCTGGTGTGATTAAAATTAATCAGAAAGCGATTGAGCGTATTAATACGAGCTCCCTTCGAAAAATGGAAGGCTATATGGAGCAAGCCACTTTTATTTTTACCGACACACTCGCTCATAATATTGCCATTAGTCAACCTGATGCTAGCTTAGCACAAATTGAGGCAGCCGCTCGAAAAGCGTCTTTACATGACTGGATCATCTCACTTCCAGACGGCTATGACACGAAAGTTGGCCAGCATGGCCGCTCGTTATCAGATGGCGAACGGCAGCGAATTGGACTAGCTCGGCTTTTCTTACACGATGCCCCGTTAATGCTATTAGATGAACCAACTAGCAATTTAGATTACTTAAATGAAAAAATTATTTTAAATGCCTTAGAAGCCGAAAAAGATAAGAAAATGCTCGTTATTGTCTCTCATCGTGATACAACACTTGCCATAGCAGATCAGGTAATAACATTAAGCTGA